Proteins from a single region of Pseudomonas sp. 10S4:
- a CDS encoding DUF4123 domain-containing protein, whose translation MTPATPNKGLLLLDGAQYENATDWLLEHYGPDQPQSLFKGTAYEPICATGPFLLNASLGSATYAAWWGGSDLQHAVWLASAQSAQQLLPILQRRLRIFDEQQCEFWLRLADGSVLSRAWMAGAQWPAGFWHGVDCVWLRHGNAAVCAWENEAPEYDAAPANKGLAAQITLPESLLHALSLLASPEKNA comes from the coding sequence ATGACGCCAGCCACTCCAAACAAAGGGCTGCTCCTGCTCGACGGTGCCCAGTATGAGAACGCTACGGATTGGCTCCTCGAGCACTACGGCCCGGACCAGCCTCAGTCGCTATTCAAGGGCACCGCTTACGAGCCCATTTGCGCAACGGGCCCGTTTCTCCTGAATGCCTCGCTCGGCAGCGCCACCTATGCCGCATGGTGGGGCGGCTCCGACCTGCAGCACGCTGTGTGGCTGGCTTCTGCGCAAAGCGCCCAACAATTGCTACCGATCCTGCAACGTCGCTTACGCATTTTTGACGAGCAACAGTGTGAATTTTGGTTACGTCTGGCGGATGGCTCTGTTCTAAGCCGTGCCTGGATGGCCGGTGCGCAATGGCCTGCAGGTTTTTGGCATGGCGTGGATTGCGTCTGGTTGCGGCATGGTAATGCGGCGGTGTGCGCCTGGGAAAACGAAGCACCTGAATACGACGCGGCACCGGCCAATAAAGGTCTGGCTGCGCAAATCACTCTGCCTGAGTCGCTACTGCATGCACTCAGTTTGCTCGCCAGCCCGGAGAAAAATGCATGA
- a CDS encoding helix-turn-helix transcriptional regulator translates to MGEGNEVGATATLNAFNRCVLHLGRLARERGASQFIEGGLQAFSELVPFASAWWGEMSALDADAPPKSWMHGRINLPESFAVEWHQGADNDGFSHNTLSQPGKVVRESGFDDLDEVVGSFARRHDLFHAMCITFELPESGLMFFVCLYRGIDAPGFSDVEADLFSAFCDHLLQLWRFQVQDMIRFDTGSGATDFGVARMDGSLLYVGASVCAAIQRELPGWGGSVLPFELTSQLPKAPCVIRLGRCALTLTPNAEHVILSLEAQSRGAVLAPRERTAALLFAAGHSYKEIAKILGLSPATVRTYLRNCYLQLGVKSKVELGSVLRSPSSHADAMRRS, encoded by the coding sequence ATGGGGGAGGGTAACGAAGTCGGTGCCACGGCCACGCTCAATGCATTCAATCGCTGCGTGCTGCACCTCGGTCGTCTTGCCCGGGAGCGCGGCGCTTCTCAATTCATCGAAGGTGGTTTGCAGGCATTCAGCGAACTGGTGCCGTTCGCATCCGCCTGGTGGGGCGAGATGTCAGCGTTAGACGCCGATGCACCGCCGAAAAGCTGGATGCACGGGCGGATCAATCTGCCGGAATCGTTTGCCGTCGAATGGCACCAGGGCGCGGACAATGACGGTTTTTCCCATAACACGTTGAGCCAGCCCGGTAAGGTCGTTCGCGAAAGCGGGTTCGACGATCTCGATGAGGTGGTGGGCTCGTTTGCGCGGCGTCATGATCTTTTCCACGCGATGTGCATCACCTTCGAATTGCCCGAAAGCGGCTTGATGTTTTTCGTCTGTCTCTACCGTGGCATCGATGCACCGGGGTTCAGCGACGTCGAGGCCGATTTGTTTTCGGCGTTCTGCGATCACCTGTTGCAGCTCTGGCGATTCCAGGTGCAAGACATGATCCGCTTCGACACCGGCAGTGGTGCAACCGATTTCGGCGTGGCGCGCATGGACGGCAGTTTGCTGTACGTCGGGGCGAGTGTGTGTGCGGCGATTCAGCGTGAGTTGCCGGGGTGGGGCGGCTCAGTTCTGCCGTTTGAGCTGACATCGCAATTGCCAAAAGCACCGTGCGTGATTCGCCTCGGTCGCTGCGCGCTGACCCTGACTCCCAACGCAGAGCATGTGATTCTGTCCCTTGAAGCCCAGTCGCGCGGGGCGGTGTTGGCACCACGGGAACGCACGGCTGCGCTGTTGTTCGCCGCCGGTCATTCCTACAAAGAAATCGCCAAAATCCTTGGGCTAAGCCCGGCCACCGTGCGCACTTATCTGCGCAACTGCTACTTGCAGCTTGGGGTGAAGAGCAAGGTGGAGTTGGGTTCTGTCTTGCGTTCGCCAAGCTCCCATGCGGACGCAATGCGCCGCAGCTAA
- a CDS encoding TetR/AcrR family transcriptional regulator, whose translation MTTRISSTHSRMRKEPRQARSRATVDSIVQAGARVLSDRGWAGFNTNDVAEAAGVSIGSLYQYFPDKQALIEAIRQRHLDDVLAVIRAVGTGEKHPRQLVGDLVDGMIAAHSIQPELHRVLLDIAPPHSSSISAHSVFEAQYLARYRTVVEAFPGSRGHAANSMVAQVLSAAVEGVIHSAARSGTLKSKELKEELVHLVCSYLG comes from the coding sequence TTGACTACTCGCATTTCATCAACGCATTCCCGGATGCGAAAGGAGCCACGCCAGGCGCGTTCTCGTGCCACGGTCGATTCCATTGTTCAGGCCGGTGCTCGCGTTTTGAGCGACCGGGGTTGGGCGGGTTTCAATACCAACGACGTCGCGGAGGCGGCTGGCGTGAGTATTGGATCGCTCTATCAGTACTTTCCAGACAAGCAAGCGTTGATCGAAGCCATTCGGCAACGTCACCTTGATGATGTTCTAGCGGTCATACGCGCCGTGGGTACCGGTGAAAAGCATCCCAGGCAACTAGTGGGCGATCTGGTCGACGGTATGATTGCGGCACACAGCATTCAGCCAGAACTTCATCGAGTCCTGCTTGATATTGCCCCGCCGCATTCAAGTTCCATCTCCGCTCATAGCGTGTTCGAAGCGCAATATCTGGCGCGATATAGAACCGTTGTAGAGGCTTTTCCGGGCTCACGAGGCCACGCGGCGAACTCAATGGTGGCGCAAGTGCTCTCCGCCGCCGTGGAAGGGGTCATTCATAGCGCAGCCAGAAGCGGGACGTTGAAATCCAAGGAGCTGAAAGAAGAGCTTGTGCACTTGGTCTGTTCGTATTTAGGTTAG
- a CDS encoding DinB family protein, whose product MSASPLLRTLFGYQAWANSELLNKMEGFDPERHKEEFHSALRLINHAHVVSQIFAAHLVGKPHGFSTDNTPQTPSLTDLRVAVAASDRWYLEYVEEVTPQLLSESVPFVFTDGDAGYMSREEMLTHVVTHAGYHRGEVGQIMKQLSLELPWDTFAVYLHRTEPSRRSHAL is encoded by the coding sequence ATGAGCGCATCACCCTTACTTCGTACACTGTTCGGCTATCAGGCATGGGCCAACAGCGAGTTGTTAAACAAGATGGAAGGCTTTGATCCCGAACGCCACAAAGAAGAGTTCCACAGTGCATTACGGTTGATCAATCACGCCCATGTCGTCAGCCAGATATTTGCTGCGCATCTGGTTGGCAAGCCACACGGATTTTCCACAGACAACACACCGCAGACACCTTCACTGACTGATCTGCGCGTCGCTGTAGCAGCCTCCGATCGGTGGTACCTCGAGTACGTAGAGGAAGTGACCCCACAACTGTTGTCCGAATCCGTGCCTTTCGTGTTTACCGATGGAGACGCCGGCTATATGTCGCGTGAAGAGATGCTGACCCATGTCGTCACGCATGCCGGTTACCACCGCGGTGAAGTGGGTCAAATCATGAAGCAACTGTCTCTTGAACTGCCGTGGGATACTTTTGCTGTGTATCTGCATCGCACTGAACCTTCACGTCGATCACACGCATTGTGA
- a CDS encoding DinB family protein: MNSVHTLTRYKAWADDTFLSVLESLPESQLTAPDPSFFGNIIRTLNHSYSMDFVWKCHLLGEPHGLTTRNPSDHPSIRDLVAAQREIDSWYVDYADSLSPAQLSEVIEFHFIGGGLGAMSREDIFLHVVNHTTYHRGNIAGMLYHLDIAPPATDLPIFLQASVRT; this comes from the coding sequence GTGAACTCGGTACACACTCTCACACGCTACAAGGCGTGGGCGGACGACACTTTTTTATCCGTACTGGAAAGCCTTCCGGAATCTCAACTGACTGCTCCAGACCCGAGCTTTTTCGGCAATATCATCCGAACGCTCAATCATTCGTACTCCATGGATTTTGTGTGGAAGTGCCACTTGCTTGGCGAGCCTCATGGTCTTACCACGCGCAACCCATCCGACCATCCCTCTATCCGGGACCTTGTCGCTGCTCAACGCGAGATAGACAGTTGGTATGTCGACTATGCGGATTCGCTGTCCCCGGCCCAGTTAAGTGAAGTGATCGAGTTTCATTTCATCGGCGGCGGCCTTGGTGCCATGTCCCGTGAAGACATTTTTCTGCACGTGGTCAACCACACGACCTATCACCGCGGAAACATCGCGGGCATGTTGTATCACCTCGACATTGCTCCACCGGCAACAGACCTTCCGATCTTTCTTCAGGCTTCAGTGCGCACTTAG
- a CDS encoding purine-cytosine permease family protein, whose amino-acid sequence MSGSPQTAHAIEASSGLAIEGHSIDYIPENERHAKLSSQGPFWFLGNFHFFTISIGFVGPSLGLSALWTLIAGALGIMFGTIFMAFHGSQGPEMGLPQMIQSRAQFGYRGVILALMATMFVFVGFNVVNISLIMNGLEHVFGLDPTIVAVVVVLIGALLSIYGHDLMHKAFKWALLVTLPLYALVTIALMFGAGQQGVTPAAGLGFNWVAFATLFAIGASYNISYAPYVSDYSRYLPKNTSRPKLIAAVFIGASLSGGWMIGLGAWLAQQLKAVDALVALNQVGSSMIPGLGNVLVMVSVAGFLPIIALNTYSAMLTLLTGVDSIKKITPTPRARVMSITTISVILLTCVLAIKGDGIALLNTFLVLLLYFLVPWTAVNLVDYFFVRKGRYAIPHFFTPKGIYGAWQFRGIVSYLIGFAAMVPFFYIFDAAANKEVFVGPLARMLEGVDIAWLVGLVVSGLTYYILSRSIDLEYERRIIDSITESDIVAMAHHSVEEGR is encoded by the coding sequence ATGTCAGGGTCCCCTCAAACTGCGCACGCCATCGAGGCGAGTAGCGGGTTGGCCATCGAAGGCCACTCGATCGATTACATTCCGGAAAACGAACGTCACGCCAAACTCAGCAGCCAGGGACCTTTCTGGTTTCTGGGCAACTTCCACTTCTTCACCATTTCCATCGGGTTTGTCGGCCCAAGCCTGGGCTTGTCGGCGCTGTGGACCCTGATTGCCGGCGCACTGGGCATCATGTTCGGCACCATTTTCATGGCGTTTCATGGCTCACAAGGTCCGGAAATGGGCCTTCCGCAAATGATCCAGTCCCGTGCCCAATTTGGCTATCGCGGGGTGATCCTGGCGTTGATGGCGACAATGTTTGTGTTTGTCGGCTTCAACGTGGTGAACATCTCGCTGATCATGAACGGCCTCGAACACGTCTTCGGTCTGGACCCGACCATCGTCGCGGTTGTGGTTGTGCTGATCGGCGCGCTGCTGTCGATCTACGGCCACGACCTGATGCACAAGGCATTCAAGTGGGCGCTGTTGGTCACGTTGCCACTGTACGCACTGGTCACGATCGCGTTGATGTTCGGCGCCGGTCAGCAGGGCGTCACACCCGCCGCCGGCCTGGGCTTCAACTGGGTCGCCTTCGCCACCCTGTTTGCGATTGGCGCGAGCTACAACATTTCCTATGCACCTTATGTGTCCGACTATTCTCGCTACCTGCCCAAAAACACCAGCCGACCGAAACTGATCGCGGCGGTCTTCATCGGTGCCTCGTTGTCGGGCGGCTGGATGATCGGCCTCGGTGCCTGGCTTGCACAGCAGTTGAAAGCCGTGGATGCATTGGTGGCACTGAATCAGGTTGGCTCTTCGATGATTCCGGGTCTGGGCAATGTGTTGGTGATGGTCTCCGTGGCGGGCTTTTTGCCGATCATCGCGCTCAACACCTATAGCGCCATGCTGACCTTGTTGACGGGGGTCGATTCGATCAAAAAGATCACCCCGACACCCCGCGCCCGGGTGATGTCGATCACCACCATCAGCGTCATTCTGTTGACCTGCGTGTTGGCGATCAAAGGCGATGGCATTGCCTTGCTGAACACTTTTCTGGTGTTGCTCCTGTACTTCCTCGTGCCATGGACCGCGGTCAATCTGGTGGACTATTTCTTCGTCCGCAAAGGCCGCTACGCGATTCCGCATTTCTTCACCCCCAAAGGCATTTACGGCGCCTGGCAGTTTCGCGGCATTGTCTCGTACCTGATCGGCTTCGCCGCCATGGTGCCGTTCTTCTACATCTTTGATGCCGCCGCCAACAAAGAAGTGTTCGTCGGGCCGCTGGCGCGGATGCTGGAGGGCGTGGACATCGCCTGGCTGGTGGGATTGGTGGTGTCGGGCCTGACGTATTACATCCTCAGCCGTTCGATAGACCTTGAGTACGAACGCCGGATCATCGATTCGATTACCGAGAGCGACATCGTCGCTATGGCCCATCATTCTGTGGAGGAGGGGCGTTGA
- a CDS encoding LysR family transcriptional regulator, with translation MLGSVSELDLRLIRVFLTVVEAGGISAAQTALNTTQPTISAQLATLEARVGFRLCERGRGGFSVTPKGGQFVEAARRLLAAAEGFRIEVQHINRKVSGNINIGLLGQIDPVANKKIALAIARLRSRHEGLYFHFTELSSSLLEEKIINSHIDLAIGYFWHRLPNIDYFPLFQETQIAYCAPTHPLFEHVGELTREEVAGHDWVWPSHPLPEMPAPASIERLTVLTDSMDGAALLILSGQHLGFLPQHYAAKHEQLGQLHPLNPELLRYEVGFHAAVRHSARQRDLVSAFLSELIEIFGSP, from the coding sequence ATGCTGGGATCTGTATCGGAGTTGGATCTACGCCTGATCCGGGTATTTTTGACCGTTGTTGAAGCGGGCGGCATTTCAGCCGCACAAACGGCGCTCAACACCACGCAACCCACGATCAGCGCGCAATTGGCAACGCTGGAAGCGCGAGTGGGATTTCGTCTTTGCGAGCGTGGCCGTGGCGGGTTTTCGGTGACGCCCAAGGGCGGTCAGTTTGTCGAGGCGGCCCGCCGATTACTGGCCGCCGCCGAAGGTTTCCGGATTGAAGTCCAGCACATCAACCGAAAGGTGTCGGGCAACATCAACATTGGCCTGCTCGGTCAAATCGATCCTGTTGCCAATAAGAAAATCGCCCTGGCCATCGCCCGTTTACGCTCTCGGCATGAGGGCCTGTATTTCCACTTCACCGAGCTGTCGTCATCGCTGCTGGAAGAGAAAATCATCAACAGCCATATCGATCTGGCGATCGGTTACTTCTGGCACCGCTTGCCCAACATCGACTACTTCCCGCTGTTCCAGGAAACCCAAATCGCTTATTGCGCGCCCACTCACCCGCTGTTCGAACACGTAGGCGAGTTGACCAGAGAGGAAGTCGCCGGGCATGACTGGGTATGGCCCAGCCATCCTTTGCCGGAAATGCCGGCACCGGCCTCAATTGAACGTTTGACGGTGCTCACCGACAGCATGGACGGCGCCGCGCTGCTGATTCTGTCGGGCCAACACTTGGGGTTTCTGCCGCAGCACTATGCGGCGAAGCATGAACAATTGGGGCAGTTGCATCCGCTCAATCCTGAGCTTCTACGCTATGAGGTCGGCTTTCACGCGGCAGTACGACACTCTGCCCGGCAGCGGGATTTGGTGAGTGCCTTCCTGAGCGAGTTGATCGAGATTTTCGGTTCGCCGTAA
- a CDS encoding TetR/AcrR family transcriptional regulator, which produces MTSIRQRNQRLILAAASEEFAAKGFDATQTLDIALRAGLPKANLYYYFQSKENLYAKVLLGFVEPLLEASAVLRESDDPMVGLQAYIAARIRIAREHPHIAKVFSGELLLGGRQLPEECRDLLYAEAQRNVECLRSWIERGLLAPVDPEHLMLFIWSATRTYTNLGWQMAHITGRQVPEDADYSQAAATITRLVLGGVVPQRVGAIGGLLFAT; this is translated from the coding sequence ATGACCAGCATCCGCCAACGCAATCAGCGGCTGATCCTGGCCGCCGCCAGCGAAGAGTTTGCCGCCAAAGGCTTCGACGCCACCCAGACCCTGGACATCGCGCTGCGCGCGGGGCTGCCGAAGGCGAATCTTTATTACTACTTCCAGAGCAAGGAGAACCTCTACGCCAAGGTGCTGCTCGGGTTTGTCGAGCCGTTGCTGGAGGCCTCGGCGGTATTGCGCGAGAGCGATGATCCGATGGTGGGGTTGCAGGCTTACATCGCGGCGCGGATACGAATCGCGCGGGAGCATCCGCACATTGCCAAGGTGTTCAGCGGTGAGTTGTTGCTCGGCGGTCGGCAGTTGCCTGAGGAGTGTCGGGATTTGTTGTATGCCGAGGCTCAGCGCAATGTCGAGTGCCTGCGCAGCTGGATCGAGCGCGGGCTGCTGGCGCCGGTGGATCCGGAGCATTTGATGTTGTTTATCTGGTCGGCGACGCGCACGTATACCAATCTGGGTTGGCAGATGGCGCATATCACTGGTCGGCAGGTGCCGGAGGATGCGGATTATTCACAGGCGGCGGCGACGATTACCCGGTTGGTGTTGGGCGGTGTGGTGCCGCAGAGGGTTGGGGCGATAGGCGGGTTGTTGTTTGCGACTTGA
- a CDS encoding cysteine hydrolase family protein has translation MTTALLIIDVQHALCTGEYECFDIKRVIENINSLSTKAREAGIPVILIQHEAKDDLLQHGSPGWQLAESLETSPQDLRVRKTTRDSFYQTHLQALLHEQGTDRLIICGLQTDYCVNATVRQALNLGYDVVLVADAHSTVDNGNLSAEDIIAEHNADLAHLTGPVARIDVLPTAKIHL, from the coding sequence ATGACCACTGCACTGCTGATCATCGACGTCCAACACGCCTTGTGCACCGGCGAGTACGAATGCTTCGACATCAAACGCGTTATCGAGAACATCAACAGCCTGAGCACCAAGGCCAGAGAAGCCGGGATTCCGGTAATCCTGATCCAGCACGAAGCAAAGGATGATCTGCTGCAACACGGCTCCCCGGGTTGGCAACTGGCCGAAAGCCTGGAGACTTCGCCGCAAGACCTGCGTGTGCGCAAAACCACGCGGGATTCGTTCTACCAGACTCATCTACAAGCATTGCTGCATGAGCAGGGCACTGATCGACTGATCATCTGCGGCTTGCAAACCGACTATTGCGTCAACGCCACCGTCCGCCAGGCCCTCAACCTGGGCTATGACGTTGTGCTCGTCGCCGATGCGCATTCCACCGTCGACAACGGTAATCTTTCGGCCGAAGACATCATCGCCGAGCACAACGCAGACCTGGCGCATTTGACGGGTCCCGTGGCACGGATCGACGTCCTGCCCACCGCCAAAATCCACCTCTAA